From a single Bacteroidota bacterium genomic region:
- a CDS encoding isoprenylcysteine carboxylmethyltransferase family protein, giving the protein MVSELFIFLVGGLIIERLLELRASRRNMANLFARGGRERSGGHYPVIVAMHISFFFSIITEYLVHGGQLPDYWWAAVIVFVLAQLLRLWSRLVLGERWTARIVIVPGQPLIASGPYRFLPHPIYIAVALELLSLPLIFGLCFTAIVFTVLNAMMLLLVRIPAERRALFEK; this is encoded by the coding sequence ATGGTCTCTGAGCTTTTTATCTTTCTGGTGGGCGGACTGATCATCGAGCGGCTCCTCGAACTGCGTGCGAGCCGACGTAATATGGCCAATCTGTTTGCCCGCGGTGGCCGTGAGCGCAGCGGCGGACACTATCCCGTTATCGTCGCCATGCATATCAGCTTCTTTTTTAGTATCATCACCGAATATCTCGTGCATGGTGGTCAATTGCCCGATTATTGGTGGGCGGCAGTGATCGTCTTCGTTCTGGCTCAACTGCTTCGACTCTGGTCGCGGCTGGTGCTGGGCGAACGGTGGACAGCTCGCATCGTGATCGTACCCGGCCAACCACTGATCGCGAGCGGACCGTATCGCTTCCTTCCACATCCAATCTATATCGCTGTCGCTTTGGAATTGCTTTCGCTGCCACTCATCTTTGGGCTGTGCTTCACAGCGATTGTCTTCACGGTTCTGAATGCCATGATGCTCCTTCTAGTGCGAATCCCAGCAGAACGGCGTGCGCTATTCGAGAAATAG